A window of Citrus sinensis cultivar Valencia sweet orange chromosome 7, DVS_A1.0, whole genome shotgun sequence contains these coding sequences:
- the LOC112495979 gene encoding uncharacterized protein LOC112495979, giving the protein MKFKAFLTENEVNLLEKRFLPALDKMGNVCHLFLTREKAYFLHNLLSAEGIQCVAQFHKETLFDDYCVSSQNEDCIAFAVDISLLQCAVRSSVSSCSEIGAAGSAANRLQIKLVKKLPPNCTQAMPFLTFETKGYKSAVIQDVPISKPLSRAQGLELQTALDMAQDIPPTLVQVPDLHQLQNFVDRMKHVGDLLNVSICKYGDLHLQISTTLITLGAEFRILLVSGEKTVAPSEDQNLSAQTRSERAISRGDAQSVQVSVKHFSKSLQCYLAKPDCAFFGIAPQGACLTVIFQFFIPGTR; this is encoded by the coding sequence ATGAAGTTCAAAGCATTTCTCACAGAGAATGAAGTAAATCTCTTAGAAAAAAGATTCCTACCTGCCCTAGACAAAATGGGGAATGTATGCCACCTCTTCCTTACTAGAGAGAAAGCTTACTTCCTCCACAACCTTCTCAGTGCCGAAGGGATTCAATGTGTTGCCCAGTTTCACAAGGAAACTCTCTTCGATGATTACTGTGTCTCAAGCCAAAATGAGGACTGCATTGCCTTCGCCGTAGACATATCACTTCTTCAGTGTGCTGTTCGAAGTAGTGTCAGTAGTTGCTCTGAAATTGGTGCAGCTGGATCCGCTGCCAATCGCCTCCAAATAAAATTGGTGAAGAAGCTGCCTCCAAATTGTACTCAAGCAATGCCTTTCCTTACCTTTGAAACCAAGGGGTACAAGTCTGCAGTAATCCAAGATGTTCCAATTTCAAAACCATTGTCAAGGGCTCAAGGTCTTGAACTTCAAACTGCTTTAGATATGGCTCAAGATATACCTCCGACTCTGGTTCAGGTTCCAGATTTGCATCAGTTGCAGAATTTCGTGGACCGGATGAAGCATGTTGgtgatttgttaaatgtctCCATTTGCAAATATGGGGATCTCCATTTGCAAATATCAACAACTCTGATCACACTAGGTGCTGAGTTTAGAATATTGTTGGTTAGTGGAGAGAAAACTGTAGCTCCCTCTGAGGACCAAAATTTGAGTGCTCAGACTCGATCAGAGAGGGCAATATCCAGAGGGGATGCTCAATCTGTGCAAGTGAGCGTGAAGCACTTTTCAAAAAGCCTCCAGTGTTACCTAGCAAAGCCAGATTGTGCATTCTTTGGTATTGCTCCACAGGGTGCTTGCTTGACGGTGATATTCCAGTTCTTCATTCCTGGCACACGTTAA
- the LOC102610201 gene encoding uncharacterized protein LOC102610201 isoform X3, whose translation MENLNTNDGELLRHPKGRNELQKEVFAALFSAAEKSDEFPEITVKTEWRSKALGKVVSELPEEFVPKYKANVVHLQQDNQTDNDEEDSFQALLRAVMEYRGTMKEYCKAATDDIRSGGSCSSRKISRTVLEN comes from the exons atg GAAAATCTAAATACTAACGATGGGGAATTGCTTAGGCACCCAAAAGGCAGAAATGAATTACAGAAGGAAGTTTTTGCTGCTTTATTTAGTGCTGCTGAGAAATCTGATGAATTTCCTGAAATTACGGTGAAGACCGAGTGGAGGTCCAAAGCATTAGGAAAGGTGGTGAGTGAACTGCCGGAGGAATTTGTACCAAAATACAAGGCTAATGTGGTGCACTTGCAGCAAGATAACCAGACCG ATAATGATGAAGAGGACAGCTTCCAGGCTCTCCTTAGAGCCGTGATGGAATATAGGGGCACAATGAAGGAATATTGTAAAGCT GCTACTGATGACATTCGCTCAGGGGGATCATGTTCGAGCAGGAAAATTTCTAGAACAG TGTTGGAAAATTAG
- the LOC102610201 gene encoding uncharacterized protein LOC102610201 isoform X1 has translation MENLNTNDGELLRHPKGRNELQKEVFAALFSAAEKSDEFPEITVKTEWRSKALGKVVSELPEEFVPKYKANVVHLQQDNQTDNDEEDSFQALLRAVMEYRGTMKEYCKAATDDIRSGGSCSSRKISRTELKKLPLDLEGADQGKNLIKGKEDWWKQLNGRIK, from the exons atg GAAAATCTAAATACTAACGATGGGGAATTGCTTAGGCACCCAAAAGGCAGAAATGAATTACAGAAGGAAGTTTTTGCTGCTTTATTTAGTGCTGCTGAGAAATCTGATGAATTTCCTGAAATTACGGTGAAGACCGAGTGGAGGTCCAAAGCATTAGGAAAGGTGGTGAGTGAACTGCCGGAGGAATTTGTACCAAAATACAAGGCTAATGTGGTGCACTTGCAGCAAGATAACCAGACCG ATAATGATGAAGAGGACAGCTTCCAGGCTCTCCTTAGAGCCGTGATGGAATATAGGGGCACAATGAAGGAATATTGTAAAGCT GCTACTGATGACATTCGCTCAGGGGGATCATGTTCGAGCAGGAAAATTTCTAGAACAG AGCTTAAGAAGCTGCCACTGGATCTTGAAGGGGCAGACCAAGGTAAAAATCTTATCAAGGGAAAGGAAGATTGGTGGAAACAACTTAATGGGAGGATCAAGTAA
- the LOC107175056 gene encoding protein FAR1-RELATED SEQUENCE 6-like: MDEVSLNTEPVGDDDTDDFEVVGDCAMTEYVGQTGIIQNPLPPTVGMEFEMYDDVYYFYNCYAKEQGFGVRVSNPWYRKSREKYRGKLSCSSAGFKKKSEANRPRPETRTGCPAMIKFRLMETKRWRIIEVELEHNHLLSPRSGKFYKSHKHIGIGTKRTLHLDSAEEVQKIKLFRTLIIDTKGNGRC, translated from the coding sequence ATGGATGAAGTTTCTCTCAACACCGAACCAGTAGGTGATGATGACACTGATGATTTTGAGGTTGTAGGAGATTGTGCGATGACTGAATATGTTGGACAAACTGGGATAATCCAAAATCCCTTGCCTCCTACTGTTGGAATGGAGTTTGAGATGTATGATGATGTATATTACTTTTACAATTGCTATGCCAAGGAACAGGGTTTTGGTGTTAGAGTTAGCAATCCATGGTACCGAAAGAGTAGAGAAAAGTATAGAGGAAAGCTGAGCTGTAGTAGTGCAGGCTTCAAGAAGAAAAGCGAGGCAAACCGCCCAAGACCAGAAACAAGAACTGGCTGTCCAGCAATGATAAAGTTTAGGTTGATGGAAACCAAAAGGTGGAGAATCATTGAAGTCGAGCTTGAGCATAACCACTTGTTAAGCCCAAGAAGCGGAAAGTTTTACAAGTCACATAAGCACATAGGTATTGGAACCAAAAGAACATTGCATTTAGATAGTGCTGAAGaagttcaaaaaattaaactgtTTCGAACTCTTATCATTGATACCAAGGGAAATGGTAGATGTTAA
- the LOC102610201 gene encoding uncharacterized protein LOC102610201 isoform X2: MENLNTNDGELLRHPKGRNELQKEVFAALFSAAEKSDEFPEITVKTEWRSKALGKVVSELPEEFVPKYKANVVHLQQDNQTDNDEEDSFQALLRAVMEYRGTMKEYCKAATDDIRSGGSCSSRKISRTGEKMMSNLEPLTKL, translated from the exons atg GAAAATCTAAATACTAACGATGGGGAATTGCTTAGGCACCCAAAAGGCAGAAATGAATTACAGAAGGAAGTTTTTGCTGCTTTATTTAGTGCTGCTGAGAAATCTGATGAATTTCCTGAAATTACGGTGAAGACCGAGTGGAGGTCCAAAGCATTAGGAAAGGTGGTGAGTGAACTGCCGGAGGAATTTGTACCAAAATACAAGGCTAATGTGGTGCACTTGCAGCAAGATAACCAGACCG ATAATGATGAAGAGGACAGCTTCCAGGCTCTCCTTAGAGCCGTGATGGAATATAGGGGCACAATGAAGGAATATTGTAAAGCT GCTACTGATGACATTCGCTCAGGGGGATCATGTTCGAGCAGGAAAATTTCTAGAACAG GTGAAAAGATGATGTCAAATCTTGAACCTCTTACGAAACTCTAA